The Methanococcoides sp. LMO-2 region CTCATCAACCTCGTTGAGGATGACACCTGCAAGCATTTCCGGATCATGTATCAACTCAATGTCACAGAGGATACGGTCCACAGCATAGACTGAATCATAGCGTGTTACCAGGAGCATCTTTGTCCCGAGTATCGAACTGACCTGTGGATCGGAAAGACCATACATTGCACCTCCGCCGATACCGCCGGTGCCTTCGATGAGAACGAAATCCCTATCCTTTGAAACTGCAGAGAATGCATCAACAAGGGTCTTGTCGAAATGTTTGTCAACACCTGCAAGGGCATCATGTGCCAGGTTGTCGGTCAGTAATATGGGAGTGATAAATTTTGGTTCATCCTCCAGCTCGAAGACCCTGCGCATCTGTTCCGCGTCCTCATCGGAAAGGACACCATTAACATCCACCAGCATATTGCCGATCGGTTTCATGTAGCCCACAGAATATCCCTTATTCCGAAGGATCATACCTATTCCCGTACAAAGGGAACTCTTTCCCGAATATTTCTCAGAGGAACTTATCAATATAGAAGCCACATTAACCACCTTTTCATCCTACTATAATAATATCAAATATCAAAGTCAGCATGTTCATTCACTCCCCAGGGTGAGCCTGATATCCATTGCAACACAACCCTGACCTTCTGGCATCACCATCAGTGGGTTGATCTCAAATTCGAGGATCTCAGGAAAGTCCATGACCAATTGCGAGATCCTGCAAAGCGTATCTGTTATTGAACCAAGGTCAGAAGGATTCTCACCACGCACACCTGTCAGTAACGGATATGTCTTGATAGAAGAGATCATCTTTCTGCAGACATCCTTTCCTATGGGAGCAACACTGAAAGAAACATCCTTGAGCACTTCCACATAGGTACCGCCAAGACCGAACATCAGCAAAGGACCGAACTGGACATCCCTGTTCATTCCAATGATAACCTCCTTACCTCCGGTGACCATCTTCTGTATCTGCACACCTGAAACAACAGCATTTGGCATATATCGCTTCACATCCGACATCATGGTATGGTATGCCCTTTCTACATCATCCCGGTTCTCCAGTCCAATGCGGACACCTCCAACATCTGTCTTATGGGAAATGTCAGCTGACAGTACTTTCATTACCACAGGATAACCCATCTCCTCACAGGCATCGATAGCCTCCTGAAGGGTCTTCACATTGGATGTACCCACGGTAGGAATACCATATGCCTTCAGGATATCAAACGATTCCAGTCCGAGAGTATGCCTGTTCTCGGAACGTGCCTTATCAAGAATGGAAGATACAACTCCCCTGTCAACATCAAATTGTTCAATTTCCGGATCACTGCGTTTCCTTATAACACCATAATTACAAAGGGCTGCCATGCTTGAAACAGCTCTTTCCGGGAAAGCATAATTGGGGATCTGGTGCCGGTCAAGTATAGTCTCACCTTCCTCGATCCTGGTGCCACCAACAAAACTGCACAGGATAGGTTTCTGCGAGGAACCTGCCTTTTCTGCAACCACTTCAGCTATGTTCTTTACATCTGTCATTGCCTGTGGAGATGTCAGTACGATTATGCCATCAACATTGGGATCAGCGAGGATCGTTTCAAGTGCATACCCGTAGATATCCGAAGGTGCATCACCAAGCACATCCACAGGATTATAGAGATTCGCCGCAGGCGATAGTTTCTCCCGAAGACGATCTATTGTGGATTCATCAAATGATGACAGTGAAAGACCTGCATAATGGCAGGCATCAGCTGTCAGTATGCCCAGACCGCCGGCATTGGTGACTATGGCAATGTTCTTTCCTTCAGGAACCGGCTGGCTGGAAAAAGCACGTATGTAGTCAAGCATCTCTTCCACAGAATCTGCCCGCATCACACCACTCTGTGAAAATGCAGCATTATATGCCTCATCGGAACCTGCCAGCGTACCGGTATGTGAGGACACTGCCCTTGAACCCACGGCAGTCCTACCGGACTTTAACACAACAATAGGCTTTTTGTGTGACACCTCACGGGCGATCCCCATGAACTTCGGGCCGTCCTTCACGCCTTCGAGATAAGCTGCTATCACAGAGGTATTATCATCATCGGCCATCTCCAAAAGAAAATCATTCTCTGAAAGGTCGGCCTTGTTCCCGAGACTTATGAATTTCGAAAATCCAACCCCTCTGGCATCCGCCCAGTCAAGCGCCGAAGTACATATCGCACCGGACTGGGACATCATTGCAATATTTCCTTTCTTTGCCATGGATGCAGCAAAGGAAGCGTTCAGGCCGGAGCCTGTGTCAATGATACCAAGGCAGTTGGGACCTACCATCCGCATCCCGTACTTATTGACGATCTCAATGCACTTGCGCTCCAGCTTTGCCCCTTCGATACCTGCCTCCTTGAAGCCTGCAGAGATCACTACAACATTGTTCACTCCTGCAAGACCACACTTTTCCAGTGCATCCGGAACCAAAACTGCAGGAAGGACGACCACTGCAAGCTCAGCTGCATTCGGAGTGTCAAGTATGGTCGGATAACACCGCAAACCAAGGATCTCATCAGCCTTCGGGTTTATAGGAAGAATCTCGCCATTGTAGCTCTCTATGAGGTTATCAAGTACCGCCCGCCCCACTTTACCCTTAGTACGGGAGGCACCAATTACCGCTACAGATGCTGGTTCAAATAATTTTTCAAGCATTGTGATACCTGTAATTTTATACTTGATATTGAAGATAAAGGTAGATAACAGTTTTTATTTACTGTTGCTTAAAATATTAAGATGAAAAAAAGACCGAAATCGCCTGAAAACTTCTGGAAAAACTGCTAATCAACAGGTTTAAGAAGTTACAGCCCGGAAACGGTACCCAAAAACTAATAATATTGCATCAATAATGCGTATCGGTGATCATATGAAGATACTTGGAATATCCGGAAGTCCCAATAAAGAAGGAAACAATGAGAAGATCATAAACAATGTTCTTGAGATCGCAGGAACAAAAGGTTTTGAAACAGAAAGCATCCTCCTTTCCGAGAAGAAGGTAAACCCATGCATTGCATGCGGTACCTGTGCACGCGGTGAAAAATGCCCTATCAACGATGATATGCAGGACATTTACGGCAAGCTCGCAGAAGCAGATGCCATAGTGTTCTCATCCCCGGTATACTTCGGCGGAATGACAGCACAACTTAAAGCGCTCTTCGACAGGAGTGTCCTTCTCAGAAGGCAGGGATTCCAGCTCAAGGGTAAGTTCGGTGCAGTCATGGCAGTTGGCGGATCACGTAACGGCGGGCAGGAAAAGACCATTCAAGGAATTCATGACTGCATGCTTGTCCATGGCATGATGCCTGTTGGTGACGGTGCACACTTCGGTGGAATTGCACAGAAGCCTGTGGACGACGATGAGATCGGAATGAAGACGATAATCGATACTATCGAGAACCTCTGTGAAACACTGAAAAGGCTGGAAGCCTGAATGGTCTCACATATTTGAAGATCATACAAAGGAGCAGGTAATACCTGTTCTTTTCAATTTTTTCTTAATGGCTCTTTCAAAGAACCATTTAGACCTTTTAAGAGGCACTTCTTGAACAACAGGCTCTCCAGATGGAACATAAGGGATGCAATATTCAGGGGACTGCATTCCGAACCGGGAATATCGAACAACCTGGCGGTACTGATAGGTATCTTCACGGGACTTACCATCGTAGCATATGACCTCTGCCTGAAATATGCAGAAGGCGTTTTCTGGAATGGTGCGGGTACAACCGGCCATTACTACGTGATATTCATTCCTGCTATCGGCGGACTGTTCGTAGGAGTGGTCACCCACCTCTACAAAGACCTGAAACGCTGCAATGTAGCTGAAGTTATTGAAGGCACTGCCCTGCATGGGGGAAGGATACGGATACGTGAAGCTTTCCGAGAGGTATTCCTTTCCATAGTATCCATTGCAACCGGCGGTTCCGTGGGAAAAGAGGCACCTGGAATCCTTGCCGGAGCAGGCATCGGGACAATTTTTGCAAAAACGATACATGCACCTGACAACCGTTACAGGATCTTCCTTGGATGTGGTGCCTCCGGAGGCATAGCTGCTGCATTTAATGCCCCACTTGCAGGAGTTGTCTTTGTTGTGGAAGTTATCCTGGGAGAACTTGAAACAAGGACTTTCATCCCGATAGTACTCTCATCTGTCTTCGCAACACTTGTTGCAAACCTCATTTTTGAAGTGCATCCCATTGAGGTTTCCTACTACGGTCTTGTGGACCCCATCAGGGAATCTGGCCTCTACCTTGTCCTTGGCATCCTTTGCGGGATCGCTTCGGTCATAATAATACGGACCCTATACATCACCCATGATGTCTTCCAGAAGATCCCGGTACATCCGGGTTTCAAGCCAGCTATCGGAGGACTTTTTGTTGGTTTTATCGGCTACTTCTATCCACAGGTAAGGGGTATCGGATACAATGTGATCACAGAAGTTCTGGCCAACAACTTCACACTCCAGTTGCTGCTTATACTTCTTGTCCTTAAGGTACTGGCATTTTCCTTCACCATCGGTTCCGGAAATGCAGGAGGTTCCATTGTCCCTTCGATGTTCGTAGGTGCCATGCTGGGCGGGGCCTATGGAACAATAGTTCACCAGCTTTTCCCCGCAAGCACAGCGGTCTCCGGAGCTTATGCACTGGTAGGGATGGCTGCTACCCTTGCCGGCACCGTGAGAGCACCCCTTACATCCATGCTGATCCTCTTTGAGCTCACTAAGGACTATAATCTTATACTGCCGCTGATGTTCGCATGTGTTGTCAGCAACTCTATCTCGAGCGGTCTTCATGAAGAATCCATATTCACAGAAGTCCTAAAACGTCGTGGCTTCACAATTCGCCGTGGAAAAGAGATCAACGTAATGGAATCCATGCTTGTAAAAGGCAATATGATAACAGACGTACATACACTCTCAATGAACGATACTGCAAAGGACCTGCTCGACCTTATGCAGTCAAGCCGTCATGCAGGATTCCCGGTCCTTGACGAAAATAAGAAGCTACGTGGAATTGTGACTCTGGAGGATATGAGAGAAAAAGTGAACTACGGGGAACTTGATACGAGGATCAGCGAGATCGCAACACTTGGTCCTGTGGTGGCATATCCAGATGAATCACTGGACGTTGTCCT contains the following coding sequences:
- the acs gene encoding acetate--CoA ligase alpha subunit, whose translation is MLEKLFEPASVAVIGASRTKGKVGRAVLDNLIESYNGEILPINPKADEILGLRCYPTILDTPNAAELAVVVLPAVLVPDALEKCGLAGVNNVVVISAGFKEAGIEGAKLERKCIEIVNKYGMRMVGPNCLGIIDTGSGLNASFAASMAKKGNIAMMSQSGAICTSALDWADARGVGFSKFISLGNKADLSENDFLLEMADDDNTSVIAAYLEGVKDGPKFMGIAREVSHKKPIVVLKSGRTAVGSRAVSSHTGTLAGSDEAYNAAFSQSGVMRADSVEEMLDYIRAFSSQPVPEGKNIAIVTNAGGLGILTADACHYAGLSLSSFDESTIDRLREKLSPAANLYNPVDVLGDAPSDIYGYALETILADPNVDGIIVLTSPQAMTDVKNIAEVVAEKAGSSQKPILCSFVGGTRIEEGETILDRHQIPNYAFPERAVSSMAALCNYGVIRKRSDPEIEQFDVDRGVVSSILDKARSENRHTLGLESFDILKAYGIPTVGTSNVKTLQEAIDACEEMGYPVVMKVLSADISHKTDVGGVRIGLENRDDVERAYHTMMSDVKRYMPNAVVSGVQIQKMVTGGKEVIIGMNRDVQFGPLLMFGLGGTYVEVLKDVSFSVAPIGKDVCRKMISSIKTYPLLTGVRGENPSDLGSITDTLCRISQLVMDFPEILEFEINPLMVMPEGQGCVAMDIRLTLGSE
- a CDS encoding chloride channel protein, with translation MNNRLSRWNIRDAIFRGLHSEPGISNNLAVLIGIFTGLTIVAYDLCLKYAEGVFWNGAGTTGHYYVIFIPAIGGLFVGVVTHLYKDLKRCNVAEVIEGTALHGGRIRIREAFREVFLSIVSIATGGSVGKEAPGILAGAGIGTIFAKTIHAPDNRYRIFLGCGASGGIAAAFNAPLAGVVFVVEVILGELETRTFIPIVLSSVFATLVANLIFEVHPIEVSYYGLVDPIRESGLYLVLGILCGIASVIIIRTLYITHDVFQKIPVHPGFKPAIGGLFVGFIGYFYPQVRGIGYNVITEVLANNFTLQLLLILLVLKVLAFSFTIGSGNAGGSIVPSMFVGAMLGGAYGTIVHQLFPASTAVSGAYALVGMAATLAGTVRAPLTSMLILFELTKDYNLILPLMFACVVSNSISSGLHEESIFTEVLKRRGFTIRRGKEINVMESMLVKGNMITDVHTLSMNDTAKDLLDLMQSSRHAGFPVLDENKKLRGIVTLEDMREKVNYGELDTRISEIATLGPVVAYPDESLDVVLKRLAMKDIGRLPVVSRTDEAKLLGIITRSDVVKSYNKEIVKSVHEKDIQK
- a CDS encoding flavodoxin family protein — its product is MKILGISGSPNKEGNNEKIINNVLEIAGTKGFETESILLSEKKVNPCIACGTCARGEKCPINDDMQDIYGKLAEADAIVFSSPVYFGGMTAQLKALFDRSVLLRRQGFQLKGKFGAVMAVGGSRNGGQEKTIQGIHDCMLVHGMMPVGDGAHFGGIAQKPVDDDEIGMKTIIDTIENLCETLKRLEA